In one window of Palaemon carinicauda isolate YSFRI2023 chromosome 2, ASM3689809v2, whole genome shotgun sequence DNA:
- the LOC137618966 gene encoding uncharacterized protein codes for MIYLRKSYKVLRETLNMDRSLYEEILKPLLVEDPTPAINWMKQQKLLRAELKCPHCSILMKWTKRSSIQDKYVWKCQVKECSKYKHYESIRKDSFFYRSKLSLQKWIEGIFYWCQELSVLQTVQLLNVSKVTVIDMFSFFREICLKHFERNPIKLGGPGTTVQIDESCFSHKPKHHRGRSPQNPLWVFGIVDPTSSPSLGYMEIVDSRNAETLLPIIRKVVMPGTIIHSDQWKAYRNIERDLGYTHHTVNHSVNFVDRTTGVHTQAVESYWNKHKIRIKRMIGCKREFLNSYLHEFMWSERNKNDKFHRFCETIARQYYFN; via the coding sequence ATGATATACCTCAGAAAGTCGTATAAAGTCTTGAGAGAAACCCTTAACATGGACCGTTCTCTGTATGAAGAAATTCTTAAGCCACTGTTGGTTGAGGACCCGACTCCTGCAATTAACTGGATGAAGCAGCAGAAACTTTTGAGAGCTGAACTAAAATGCCCTCATTGTAGCATTTTAATGAAGTGGACAAAACGTTCTTCAATACAAGACAAATATGTCTGGAAGTGCCAAGTTAAGGAATGCAGTAAATATAAGCACTACGAATCAATTCGCAAAGATTCGTTTTTTTATCGCTCAAAGCTTTCTTTACAAAAGTGGATTGAAGGAATCTTCTACTGGTGTCAGGAACTGAGTGTTTTGCAGACCGTACAGTTATTGAATGTTTCAAAAGTGACAGTTATTGACATGTTCAGCTTTTTTCGTGAAATTTGCTTGAAACATTTTGAAAGGAACCCTATCAAGCTTGGTGGACCAGGCACAACGGTACAAATTGATGAATCTTGTTTTAGCCATAAACCAAAGCACCATAGAGGACGTTCTCCCCAGAATCCACTATGGGTATTTGGAATAGTAGATCCTACTTCATCACCATCCCTGGGTTATATGGAGATTGTTGATTCGCGCAATGCCGAAACACTGTTGCCGATAATTAGGAAAGTAGTTATGCCTGGAACAATTATTCACAGTGATCAATGGAAAGCATACAGGAACATTGAAAGGGACCTTGGATATACGCATCATACAGTTAACCACTCCGTGAATTTTGTTGACAGGACTACAGGCGTTCATACACAAGCAGTAGAGAGCTACTGgaacaaacacaaaataagaataaaacggaTGATAGGATGTAAACGAGAATTTTTGAACTCTTATTTGCATGAATTCATGTGGAGCGAACGTAACAAGAACgacaagtttcatagattttgtgaaactatagcaagacagtattattttaattaa